The following are encoded together in the Candidatus Tumulicola sp. genome:
- a CDS encoding ABC transporter ATP-binding protein produces MIALTNLALTAGKRTVLAGIDATFERGAFTAVLGANGAGKTTLLRGIAGLRAPAEGSIRIDGVDVHALPSTQRALRVAMIAADEVVLEGLTVREVVATGRFPHHRWWEWNERPQDREAVARALDDVALADFARRPIETLSSGERQRAWIALGLAQETPVLLLDEPTSHLDVRAAHVVLRLLRGLCAAGKTIVCVLHDVNEAAAFADRVALIGDGGIIAAGACDTVLERTNLERAYGIAMERVAMPDGSVRLFVPD; encoded by the coding sequence ATGATCGCATTGACGAATCTCGCGCTGACCGCCGGAAAGCGTACCGTACTCGCCGGAATCGACGCGACGTTCGAGCGTGGCGCGTTCACGGCGGTGCTTGGCGCGAACGGCGCCGGCAAAACGACGCTGCTGCGCGGTATCGCCGGGTTGCGCGCACCGGCGGAAGGCTCGATTCGCATCGATGGAGTCGACGTGCACGCTCTGCCGTCAACGCAACGCGCGTTGCGGGTTGCGATGATCGCCGCCGACGAGGTCGTGCTGGAAGGTCTAACGGTCCGCGAAGTCGTCGCCACCGGGCGTTTTCCGCACCATCGGTGGTGGGAGTGGAACGAACGGCCGCAGGATCGCGAGGCGGTGGCACGGGCACTCGACGACGTCGCGCTGGCCGACTTCGCGCGCCGGCCGATCGAGACGCTCTCCAGCGGCGAACGGCAGCGCGCTTGGATCGCGCTGGGCCTGGCGCAAGAGACACCCGTACTGTTGCTCGACGAGCCCACGAGCCACCTCGACGTACGCGCCGCGCACGTCGTGCTTCGGCTCTTACGAGGGCTGTGCGCCGCCGGCAAGACGATCGTTTGCGTTTTGCACGACGTCAACGAGGCGGCCGCGTTTGCCGATCGCGTCGCACTGATCGGCGACGGCGGAATCATCGCTGCAGGCGCGTGCGATACGGTGCTCGAGCGTACGAACTTGGAACGCGCTTACGGTATCGCTATGGAACGCGTCGCGATGCCGGACGGCAGCGTCCGGCTGTTCGTGCCCGACTGA
- a CDS encoding sulfite exporter TauE/SafE family protein, protein MSVQLILHIALGVVAVLIVVALVRALPEHRAGWPKPIEAAVGFITDFFDTLGIGSFAPTTSMFKLWKLVPDEQIPGTLNVGHTIPTIVEAAVFITIVTVAPVTLVGLILAAVAGAWLGAGVVSQLPRRYVQIGMGVALVAAAILFVLSNLEGSHFGLTGGTALGLSGVRLLVGIVVCFILGALMTIGIGMYAPCMILISLLGMNPIAAFPIMMGACAFLMPFASLRFIRYKAFSMRAALGLILGGVPGVLIAAYIVKSLPLVAVRWLVVIVVFYAAFVMLRSAAAKRDRPIGQDDDLVDVV, encoded by the coding sequence ATGAGCGTTCAACTCATCCTGCATATCGCATTGGGCGTTGTGGCCGTGCTGATCGTCGTCGCGCTGGTTCGAGCGCTTCCGGAGCATCGCGCCGGCTGGCCGAAACCGATCGAAGCCGCCGTCGGCTTTATCACAGATTTCTTCGATACGCTCGGGATTGGGTCGTTCGCTCCGACCACGTCGATGTTTAAGTTATGGAAGCTCGTTCCTGACGAGCAGATACCCGGAACGCTCAACGTCGGTCACACCATACCGACGATCGTAGAGGCGGCGGTTTTTATTACGATCGTCACCGTGGCGCCCGTCACGCTCGTCGGATTGATTCTGGCTGCGGTGGCCGGCGCGTGGCTCGGCGCCGGCGTCGTTTCGCAACTGCCGCGGCGTTACGTGCAGATCGGGATGGGCGTTGCGCTGGTAGCGGCCGCCATATTATTTGTGCTCAGCAACTTGGAGGGCAGCCATTTCGGCTTAACCGGCGGGACCGCGCTGGGCTTATCCGGTGTGCGGCTGCTGGTCGGTATCGTCGTGTGCTTTATTTTGGGAGCCTTGATGACGATCGGCATCGGGATGTATGCGCCGTGCATGATTTTGATCAGCCTATTGGGGATGAACCCGATCGCCGCGTTCCCCATCATGATGGGCGCGTGTGCGTTTTTGATGCCGTTCGCAAGCCTTCGCTTTATCCGCTACAAAGCGTTCTCGATGCGTGCGGCGCTGGGTTTGATCCTGGGCGGCGTGCCCGGCGTGTTGATCGCCGCCTATATCGTTAAATCGCTCCCGCTCGTCGCGGTGCGCTGGCTGGTCGTGATCGTCGTGTTCTATGCAGCGTTCGTCATGCTCCGTTCGGCTGCGGCTAAGCGCGACCGGCCGATCGGGCAGGACGACGATTTGGTCGACGTCGTCTAA
- a CDS encoding GNAT family N-acetyltransferase: MTGAPVAQVREAPAFRQLLELLVEYERSLPAQLRHGRDPDVSVVRTAYGEPNAAFIALIDDVAAGCIAVTRLDGRTAIVQRLYVRPHYREHGLARALVTAAVDFCRKRGYARAVLDTQRDLLPGAYELYASIGFTVCEPYGTLTYDKATFMELRLVE, encoded by the coding sequence GTGACGGGCGCACCCGTAGCGCAGGTTCGGGAGGCGCCGGCTTTTCGGCAGTTACTCGAACTACTAGTCGAATACGAACGCAGCCTTCCCGCGCAACTGCGTCACGGTCGCGACCCGGACGTATCCGTCGTCCGTACCGCGTACGGCGAACCAAACGCCGCGTTTATCGCATTGATAGACGACGTTGCTGCCGGCTGCATTGCCGTTACCCGTCTCGACGGCCGGACGGCGATCGTGCAGCGGCTGTACGTCCGGCCGCACTACCGCGAGCACGGATTGGCGCGAGCGCTCGTTACGGCCGCAGTCGATTTCTGCCGCAAGCGAGGCTACGCGCGTGCCGTGCTCGACACCCAGCGCGACCTCTTGCCGGGGGCGTACGAGCTATACGCATCGATCGGTTTCACCGTCTGCGAACCGTACGGCACCCTGACGTACGACAAGGCGACGTTCATGGAGTTACGGCTCGTCGAGTGA
- a CDS encoding PP2C family protein-serine/threonine phosphatase: MPLGRVSATALLTAFLVVAVAIAVVGAFQTRANMAATFDRQASIQLAQLTFEELRRLQIVEENALRGYSLSRDSFYTEQYDDAVQDFDTKLASVRRTLRVQRLNDADRVLADYALIQDNWRQQVAVPLLRRPNATQIADLDMRNKLFTDYESRVVAVLRRDLAAANAAFAGSTQAQLDRSAYVRAFWLLLFGVLAILFNAYRGRLDRELEEERTTTQTLQRAFRSESVPLPHCDVGTAYRSASIRVAVGGDVFDVFRTTPQRALLMIADVSGKGIDAAVLTAFIKFTVRGMSLRHDDPGMLLAEFNETFERTVRNRDLFVSMLVGMLDTETFEFRYASAGHDAAFLRSKGDVRTLEVTGPILGVMQSDFETRAVQLRPGDALVLATDGLTEARDRKGDMLGTDGAQALIGLAPARAQDLADALASSVAERGANRLRDDLALLVVIVKEDAGA, encoded by the coding sequence ATGCCGCTTGGTCGCGTTTCGGCGACCGCGCTACTGACGGCGTTCCTGGTCGTGGCCGTCGCCATCGCGGTCGTGGGCGCGTTTCAGACGCGCGCCAATATGGCCGCTACGTTCGATCGTCAGGCGAGCATCCAGCTCGCACAGCTCACGTTTGAAGAGTTGCGCCGTTTACAGATCGTCGAAGAAAATGCGCTGCGCGGATATTCGTTGTCGCGGGACTCGTTCTACACCGAGCAATACGATGATGCCGTCCAAGATTTCGACACCAAACTCGCATCGGTGCGGCGGACGCTACGAGTCCAGCGTCTCAACGATGCCGATCGCGTGCTGGCCGACTACGCGCTGATTCAGGATAACTGGCGGCAACAGGTAGCCGTCCCGCTGCTACGCCGCCCGAACGCAACGCAGATCGCCGATCTGGACATGCGAAATAAATTATTCACCGACTACGAGTCGCGAGTCGTCGCTGTGCTGCGTCGTGACTTGGCCGCAGCCAACGCCGCATTCGCCGGCAGCACGCAAGCGCAACTGGATCGGTCGGCGTACGTGCGTGCGTTTTGGTTATTGCTGTTCGGAGTGCTGGCGATTCTCTTCAACGCCTATCGCGGCCGTCTGGATCGCGAGCTCGAAGAAGAACGCACGACCACCCAGACGTTGCAGCGCGCGTTTCGAAGCGAATCGGTACCGTTGCCGCACTGCGACGTCGGCACGGCCTACCGGTCGGCGTCGATCCGCGTGGCGGTCGGCGGCGACGTGTTCGACGTTTTCCGAACGACGCCGCAGCGCGCGTTGTTGATGATTGCCGACGTTAGCGGCAAAGGCATCGACGCCGCGGTGTTGACGGCGTTCATTAAATTCACCGTCCGGGGGATGTCGTTGCGGCACGACGACCCCGGTATGCTGTTGGCCGAATTCAACGAGACGTTCGAGCGAACCGTGCGCAATCGGGACCTCTTTGTTTCGATGCTGGTGGGGATGCTCGACACCGAAACGTTCGAATTTCGCTACGCAAGCGCCGGTCACGACGCGGCGTTCCTGCGCTCGAAAGGGGACGTTCGGACGCTCGAGGTTACGGGGCCGATTTTGGGCGTGATGCAATCGGATTTCGAAACGCGTGCCGTGCAGCTTCGACCGGGCGACGCGCTCGTGCTGGCGACGGACGGTCTCACCGAAGCCCGCGACCGCAAAGGCGACATGCTCGGTACCGACGGAGCGCAGGCACTGATCGGACTGGCTCCAGCTCGGGCTCAAGACTTGGCCGACGCGCTCGCGAGCAGCGTGGCGGAGCGCGGCGCCAACCGGCTGCGGGACGATTTGGCGCTGCTCGTGGTCATCGTGAAAGAGGACGCCGGTGCGTAA
- a CDS encoding dynamin family protein, protein MSESDALRRYERARDDVVAQLALLEERLTGERQSAVAAARKRLARGKFVLAIVGEFSSGKSFLINVLLEKFRYEDTGGARQLVGLLTTDINPTTATITELGYGTSDEATAVYEDGRTERIPLASLGRFTAVGSGDAGGLHDATADERDAPRQVTVKTDSPFLQRGFVVADTPGLASVNPAHRRATLQFLPSADAVVYAIDTQQPFTEGDAAFLGIIREHIDSIFIVQTKIDLWQEMQGGRPAWEDAFDRIARLAAIHAPGTYVLPLSARQYAQGVLDGDAAAADASRFPHFLNVLDASLVDRTGRARLRRAGERAADASSDELERLDGDLAMLALDDAALERRRAAAVPELRQLDERCRERREAFMAAGTERRLDIDRRGAELSTELERALAQAFDTADVARLRDRQRLHVVADRVVAHVVGDFAQVTASSVVDELDAGLAEARALVPLRWSAGESAAHAFGTQAGTTRWGGDVRAAIASTIVFEAIGGPSIALVSDIAGRFAARRSGDYMKRELIADLRSEIFPRLRAEIASFVADAGVRLQHIYDDLAHALGRAAIAKRDGDLGSIERALEARGLGDAAAAGARLRARRQAVEDAAAHVAKAAGAFVSAASESAPADAGPAIVRSAHAARAFDPVSYDRGLQPQRWRVAVFGALRRGKSSLINAFAGRTAIDDRIAGSVRFPIHVRYGDRDTAFALDERGEWEEIPFASAADAAAERAVLVLVPWNLPRELVLVHVPAFDSGDPHAEDVNVAVATHASEMVCLFSRQLSDRELDLYAQLAELGRPMLFAHTIADNESSNERRHVVELAAGYLQEHNVAVERIFTVSARDYETARAAGRAASPWNETEALRSTLEAHAETHMSRLQRRAAAASTPRETEPSAETPGRPRGLFARLLGRQQ, encoded by the coding sequence ATGTCGGAATCCGACGCGCTGCGTCGCTACGAACGTGCGCGCGACGATGTGGTCGCACAGCTCGCGCTGCTCGAGGAACGTCTAACCGGCGAACGGCAGTCGGCCGTCGCAGCCGCGCGCAAACGGTTGGCTCGAGGTAAGTTCGTCCTCGCCATCGTCGGAGAATTCTCCAGCGGCAAGTCATTTCTCATCAACGTCTTGCTCGAAAAATTCCGTTACGAGGACACCGGCGGCGCGCGCCAGCTGGTCGGGTTGTTGACGACCGATATCAATCCGACGACGGCCACCATTACCGAGCTCGGTTACGGGACCTCCGACGAAGCCACTGCGGTGTACGAAGACGGTCGCACCGAGCGCATTCCGCTGGCATCGCTGGGCCGATTTACAGCCGTGGGTTCCGGCGACGCCGGCGGATTGCACGACGCGACCGCCGACGAACGCGACGCGCCGAGGCAGGTCACCGTGAAGACCGACTCGCCGTTCTTGCAGCGTGGGTTCGTAGTCGCCGATACTCCCGGCCTCGCTTCGGTCAATCCGGCGCACCGGCGCGCGACGCTGCAGTTTCTGCCATCCGCCGATGCCGTGGTGTACGCAATCGACACGCAGCAGCCGTTTACCGAAGGCGACGCCGCATTTCTCGGAATCATACGCGAGCATATCGACTCGATCTTCATCGTGCAGACGAAGATCGATTTATGGCAAGAGATGCAAGGCGGACGGCCGGCGTGGGAAGACGCGTTCGACCGCATCGCGAGATTGGCCGCGATTCACGCGCCTGGCACGTACGTGCTGCCGCTTTCGGCACGCCAGTACGCGCAAGGGGTACTCGACGGCGACGCCGCTGCAGCCGACGCGAGCCGCTTTCCACACTTCCTCAACGTGTTGGATGCCTCGTTGGTCGATCGCACCGGGCGAGCGCGCTTACGGCGCGCGGGCGAACGCGCCGCCGATGCATCCAGCGACGAACTCGAACGATTGGACGGCGATTTGGCGATGCTGGCGCTCGACGATGCCGCGCTCGAGCGGCGTCGCGCGGCCGCCGTTCCCGAACTGCGCCAACTCGACGAGCGCTGTCGCGAACGGCGCGAAGCGTTCATGGCGGCCGGAACGGAGCGGCGTCTAGATATCGACCGGCGCGGCGCGGAACTGAGCACCGAGTTGGAACGAGCGCTGGCCCAAGCGTTCGATACGGCCGACGTCGCGCGGTTGCGCGATCGCCAACGCCTGCACGTGGTTGCCGACCGAGTTGTGGCACACGTCGTCGGCGATTTCGCACAAGTTACGGCGTCGTCCGTGGTCGACGAGCTCGACGCCGGCTTGGCCGAAGCCCGCGCGTTGGTACCGTTGCGCTGGTCGGCCGGCGAATCGGCGGCCCACGCATTTGGAACGCAGGCGGGAACCACGCGCTGGGGGGGTGACGTGCGCGCGGCGATCGCATCCACCATCGTTTTCGAAGCGATCGGCGGTCCGTCGATTGCGCTGGTTTCCGATATCGCGGGACGCTTCGCGGCACGCCGTTCGGGCGACTACATGAAACGAGAACTGATCGCCGACTTGCGATCCGAGATCTTCCCGCGGCTACGCGCCGAAATCGCATCGTTCGTCGCCGATGCCGGGGTACGGCTGCAGCACATTTACGACGATCTCGCACATGCGTTAGGGCGCGCCGCAATCGCCAAGCGCGACGGCGATTTAGGCAGCATCGAACGCGCGTTGGAAGCGCGCGGTTTGGGCGATGCGGCGGCCGCAGGGGCGCGGTTACGTGCACGCCGCCAAGCCGTTGAGGATGCGGCCGCACACGTCGCCAAAGCTGCGGGCGCGTTCGTTTCGGCCGCGAGCGAATCGGCGCCGGCCGATGCCGGGCCGGCCATCGTACGGTCGGCGCACGCCGCCCGTGCGTTCGACCCCGTGTCGTACGATCGCGGTTTGCAGCCGCAACGTTGGCGTGTGGCCGTCTTCGGAGCACTACGCCGCGGTAAGTCGAGCTTGATCAACGCCTTTGCAGGCCGCACCGCGATCGACGATCGCATCGCCGGCAGCGTGCGGTTTCCGATCCACGTGCGCTACGGAGATCGAGATACGGCGTTCGCGCTGGACGAGCGTGGCGAGTGGGAAGAAATACCGTTCGCAAGCGCGGCCGACGCGGCGGCCGAACGCGCCGTGCTGGTGCTGGTGCCGTGGAACTTACCGCGCGAACTCGTGCTGGTGCACGTGCCGGCGTTCGACTCGGGCGATCCGCATGCTGAGGACGTCAACGTTGCGGTTGCAACGCACGCCAGCGAGATGGTGTGCTTATTTTCGCGCCAACTTTCGGATCGCGAGCTGGATCTGTACGCGCAATTAGCCGAGTTGGGGCGGCCAATGCTGTTCGCGCACACCATCGCCGATAACGAATCGTCGAACGAACGCCGGCACGTCGTCGAGCTGGCCGCCGGCTATTTACAAGAACATAACGTCGCGGTCGAGCGAATCTTCACCGTTTCGGCCCGCGACTACGAAACTGCACGAGCGGCCGGGCGTGCCGCTTCGCCGTGGAACGAAACCGAAGCGCTCCGTTCGACGCTCGAAGCCCATGCGGAAACGCACATGTCGCGCCTGCAGCGGCGTGCTGCGGCCGCGTCGACGCCGCGGGAGACCGAGCCATCCGCCGAGACGCCGGGCCGCCCGCGGGGGTTGTTCGCGCGGCTACTCGGCAGGCAGCAGTAG
- a CDS encoding iron ABC transporter permease: MVRLAVLLLLALCASAAGLLIGGTALGGGEILHALMHPYGTGVVDRIVWDLRLPRVCIAAVVGACLALCGALLQGMLRNPLVDPYLTGVSAGSAAAIAVALMIGVAPAGLPAIGFGAGLGAAILVAALARRGSGIDSNRLILAGVSLSTLFAAIVTLAIVRAQSSDFAGAVVAWLAGSMAGRDWHDLWTVLPYAGAGIVLATFSVPALNALRVGDVRARSAGVDIDRAQWIILAASSLLAASSVVLAGMVGFIGLIVPHIARRLVGSDARVMLPACALLGAALCTAADAICRWIVAPAELPIGVLLAFIGVPAFLYLYLRQGAPR, translated from the coding sequence ATGGTGCGTCTCGCCGTCTTACTGCTGCTCGCGCTATGCGCATCGGCAGCCGGTCTGCTGATCGGCGGTACGGCCCTTGGGGGCGGTGAGATTCTGCACGCACTGATGCACCCGTACGGTACCGGCGTCGTCGATCGCATCGTGTGGGATTTGCGCCTGCCACGAGTGTGTATTGCGGCCGTCGTCGGCGCCTGTTTAGCGTTGTGCGGTGCGTTGCTGCAAGGCATGCTGCGTAACCCGCTGGTAGATCCATATCTCACCGGCGTGAGCGCTGGTTCGGCCGCCGCGATCGCCGTTGCGCTAATGATCGGCGTCGCGCCGGCGGGGCTGCCGGCGATCGGTTTCGGTGCGGGACTCGGCGCCGCGATACTCGTAGCCGCGTTGGCGCGGCGCGGAAGCGGCATCGATTCGAATCGTTTGATCTTGGCCGGCGTTTCGCTATCGACGCTCTTCGCGGCAATCGTCACCCTGGCAATCGTACGCGCGCAATCCAGCGACTTCGCCGGAGCGGTGGTTGCATGGTTGGCCGGTTCGATGGCGGGGCGCGACTGGCACGATCTTTGGACGGTCCTACCTTATGCCGGCGCCGGCATCGTCTTGGCGACCTTCAGCGTGCCGGCACTCAACGCATTGCGCGTCGGCGATGTACGCGCGCGCAGTGCCGGTGTCGATATCGATCGCGCGCAATGGATCATCCTCGCGGCGTCGTCGCTGTTGGCGGCAAGCAGCGTCGTATTGGCAGGCATGGTCGGGTTTATCGGTCTCATCGTCCCGCATATCGCTCGTCGCCTGGTCGGGTCGGACGCGCGCGTCATGCTTCCCGCATGCGCGCTGCTCGGCGCCGCGTTGTGTACCGCTGCCGACGCGATCTGCCGCTGGATCGTCGCACCGGCAGAACTGCCGATCGGCGTATTGCTGGCATTCATCGGGGTTCCGGCGTTTCTGTATTTATATCTTCGCCAGGGCGCGCCACGATGA
- a CDS encoding TonB-dependent receptor, translating to MLPFFAAAVAAVTSPVPSASPSPIPQIVRVVTSDRSAEAISKATRVTYVVTKQQIKENGYRTIGSALTKLPGVEIESYGAIGSNVSFGIRGNNSAQVLVLVDGMPAPGGLAGSVNLGTFSTAGIDRIEVVEGGGSTLYGTGAVGGIINIITDRSTQSNGIARYGSFGDTEFQAGAEGLIIDRTYANNAFGLPSYTSFGTVMPTTRNNSNYGATTLRYSGSKTFGSITAEINLSTADEVIGSPGYYPYVSTTSLQNEVDNIAGLTLHHNGAQSTTTLQLGGTQQQLAYNCNETQEPFECGQPSQSLSFESRVTANLRNAVDAGNQHLVYGIDLSRGTVMANSGGAPVVVPSGAPQPPAVTTAGLAQTAAYVQDNVDFSRSLHAYAGIRGERDGAQGGAISPSVGIEADAGNGVALKVNYATAFRAPNASELYYPGYGNPNLQPERSQVADATLHFTGGAVTASAGWFSTRSNDLIVSTLIECLPPSYLNCIYLPENVAHALQQGFTLEGATRPHGGISASFNATDLYTAENLTSNTRLSNDPVMTVNLGLKFVPARSGIFGGAEIWERVVGQRGSVDYAQPLFFQPAAYSNLTAYVDFRVAPKINLYLRGYNLGNERYADVGSPFGGYPMPGRSFALELQTR from the coding sequence ATGTTGCCGTTTTTTGCGGCCGCCGTTGCGGCCGTCACCTCGCCCGTCCCATCGGCTTCGCCATCGCCGATTCCGCAAATCGTGCGCGTCGTTACCAGCGACCGCTCTGCGGAAGCGATATCGAAGGCCACCCGTGTCACCTACGTCGTGACGAAACAGCAAATCAAAGAAAATGGGTACCGCACGATCGGTTCGGCGTTGACGAAACTGCCGGGCGTCGAAATCGAGAGTTACGGCGCCATCGGGTCCAACGTCTCGTTCGGTATTCGCGGCAATAACAGTGCGCAAGTGCTGGTGTTGGTCGACGGCATGCCGGCTCCCGGAGGTTTAGCAGGCAGCGTCAACCTCGGCACTTTCTCCACGGCGGGTATCGATCGAATCGAGGTGGTCGAAGGCGGTGGCTCGACGCTGTACGGCACCGGCGCCGTCGGCGGCATCATCAACATCATCACCGATCGCTCTACCCAAAGCAACGGAATCGCGCGGTACGGAAGCTTCGGCGACACCGAGTTCCAAGCCGGCGCCGAGGGCTTGATCATCGACCGCACGTATGCGAATAACGCGTTCGGGTTGCCGTCGTACACATCGTTTGGCACGGTCATGCCGACGACACGCAACAACTCGAACTACGGTGCGACGACCCTGCGCTATTCAGGCTCCAAGACGTTCGGTTCGATCACTGCCGAAATCAACTTGAGTACTGCCGACGAGGTTATCGGGTCGCCCGGATATTATCCATACGTGTCGACGACGTCGCTGCAAAATGAAGTCGATAATATCGCCGGGCTCACCCTGCACCATAACGGCGCGCAATCGACCACGACGTTGCAATTGGGCGGCACGCAGCAGCAACTCGCCTATAACTGCAACGAGACTCAAGAACCGTTCGAGTGCGGTCAACCTTCGCAGTCGCTCAGCTTCGAATCGCGCGTCACCGCCAATCTGCGGAACGCCGTCGACGCCGGAAATCAACACCTGGTGTACGGCATCGATCTGTCGCGTGGGACCGTGATGGCGAATAGCGGCGGCGCACCGGTGGTCGTGCCGTCGGGTGCTCCCCAGCCACCGGCGGTCACGACCGCCGGATTGGCACAGACCGCGGCGTACGTTCAAGATAACGTCGATTTCTCGCGCTCGTTACATGCTTATGCGGGTATTCGCGGCGAGCGCGATGGAGCTCAGGGCGGCGCGATCTCGCCTTCGGTCGGGATCGAAGCCGATGCGGGCAACGGTGTTGCTCTGAAGGTGAATTACGCGACGGCGTTTCGCGCGCCCAACGCCAGCGAACTATACTACCCCGGCTACGGAAACCCGAACCTACAGCCGGAACGTTCGCAGGTTGCCGACGCAACATTGCATTTTACCGGCGGCGCGGTCACGGCCTCGGCCGGATGGTTTAGCACCCGCAGCAACGATTTGATCGTCTCGACCCTGATCGAATGTCTGCCTCCCTCTTATCTCAATTGTATTTACCTGCCTGAAAACGTTGCGCATGCGCTGCAACAAGGCTTCACGTTGGAAGGCGCAACCCGGCCGCACGGCGGAATCAGCGCGTCATTTAATGCAACCGACTTGTATACTGCGGAGAACCTTACATCGAATACGCGATTGTCGAACGACCCGGTCATGACCGTCAATCTCGGGCTTAAATTCGTACCGGCTAGGTCGGGCATTTTCGGCGGCGCGGAGATTTGGGAGCGCGTTGTCGGACAACGCGGCTCGGTCGACTATGCGCAACCGCTCTTCTTTCAGCCGGCGGCGTATTCGAATTTGACGGCGTACGTCGACTTCCGTGTCGCACCGAAGATCAATCTGTACTTGCGCGGTTACAATCTCGGCAACGAGCGCTATGCCGACGTTGGATCTCCGTTCGGGGGATATCCGATGCCGGGACGCTCCTTTGCGCTCGAGTTGCAAACGAGGTGA